One window of the Actinomycetota bacterium genome contains the following:
- a CDS encoding sigma-70 family RNA polymerase sigma factor: MEHAEATWEGKGVGEVIAVEHAFEDFFELEQERLLRLLWMVTGSLQEAEDIVQDAFLRVWERWPDIGSMESPTGYLHNAAMNIFRNRYRRAKLGLRKAAGANPPIDAFGLAEDRISVSNALANLTRKQRAALVLTDLLGYPAEEAGRMLGVRGSTVRSLSSTARAALRESKELADE; encoded by the coding sequence ATGGAACACGCGGAAGCGACGTGGGAGGGGAAAGGCGTGGGCGAGGTCATCGCCGTCGAGCACGCCTTCGAGGACTTCTTCGAGCTCGAGCAGGAGCGCCTGCTGCGCCTGCTCTGGATGGTGACCGGCAGCCTCCAGGAGGCCGAGGACATCGTGCAGGACGCGTTCCTGCGCGTCTGGGAACGCTGGCCCGACATCGGATCGATGGAAAGCCCTACCGGCTACCTGCACAACGCGGCGATGAACATATTCCGCAACCGCTATCGACGGGCCAAGCTGGGGCTCCGCAAGGCGGCCGGCGCCAACCCACCGATCGACGCGTTCGGTCTGGCCGAAGACCGCATCTCGGTCTCGAACGCCCTCGCGAACCTCACCCGCAAGCAGCGGGCCGCGCTCGTGCTCACCGATCTGCTCGGCTACCCGGCCGAGGAGGCGGGACGGATGCTCGGCGTCCGGGGTTCGACGGTTCGGTCTTTGAGCTCGACGGCCCGGGCGGCGTTGAGGGAGTCCAAGGAGCTCGCCGATGAGTGA
- a CDS encoding AEC family transporter, with protein sequence MNVLDILSVLAPVFVVIGLGYFGGKRKVFDDHQIEGFNEFVLGFALPAMIFASVLATPRSVLAEDAILFLAVVLVQLVFLVLGVALGKTLLRQGLAAASIIGLLIAVPTAAFMGTPILDGLFSKASSSNAIALYAIATNVTVLPLSIVLLEWGTRPADEARSVGAILGEVLRKTISKTLVWSPLVALALVAIGVHVPSPFDNSLDLIGESTSAVALFAAGLILSRYRLHIGTQPVMLALLKNLAQPALMAGLALLFGITGVARSESVILTAMPASVVAPMFAVRYRSYEAESASTLIVGTALSIPTLVLIVSLLD encoded by the coding sequence GTGAACGTCCTCGACATCCTCTCCGTACTGGCGCCGGTGTTCGTCGTCATCGGCTTGGGCTATTTCGGTGGGAAGCGGAAGGTCTTCGACGACCATCAGATCGAGGGTTTCAACGAGTTTGTTCTGGGCTTCGCGTTGCCCGCGATGATCTTCGCCAGCGTGCTCGCGACGCCTCGGTCCGTCCTCGCTGAGGACGCGATCCTCTTCCTCGCCGTGGTCCTGGTCCAGCTCGTGTTCCTTGTTCTCGGCGTGGCGCTCGGGAAGACCTTGCTCAGACAGGGGCTGGCCGCCGCCTCGATCATTGGATTGCTGATCGCCGTCCCCACCGCGGCGTTCATGGGGACTCCGATCCTCGACGGGTTGTTCAGCAAGGCGAGCAGCTCGAACGCGATCGCGTTGTACGCGATCGCGACCAACGTCACGGTGCTGCCGCTGTCGATCGTGCTGCTTGAGTGGGGGACACGCCCAGCGGACGAAGCGCGAAGTGTCGGCGCGATCCTGGGCGAGGTCCTTCGCAAGACAATCTCGAAGACCCTCGTGTGGTCACCGCTCGTGGCACTCGCGTTGGTCGCGATCGGCGTGCACGTGCCCAGCCCCTTCGACAACAGCTTGGACCTCATCGGGGAAAGCACGTCGGCCGTCGCCTTGTTCGCAGCCGGCCTGATCCTGTCGCGGTACCGGCTCCACATCGGCACGCAGCCGGTGATGCTCGCCCTCTTGAAGAACCTCGCGCAGCCCGCGCTGATGGCAGGGCTGGCGCTGCTGTTCGGTATCACCGGCGTGGCCCGGAGCGAATCCGTGATCCTGACGGCGATGCCAGCGTCGGTGGTGGCCCCGATGTTCGCGGTTCGCTACCGAAGCTACGAGGCGGAATCGGCCTCGACGCTCATCGTCGGTACGGCCCTGTCGATCCCCACGCTCGTGCTGATCGTCAGCCTCCTCGACTAG